A region of Chitinophaga horti DNA encodes the following proteins:
- a CDS encoding serine hydrolase domain-containing protein, whose translation MRFPLLMLLCLPTCASAQQIKRIDGSRISAEALTRKIHYLMDTAHVQGMGVTVFNDNKIVYQQTFGYKRADTKAPLTGSTNIYGASLSKAVFAVMVMKLVEQGRLDLDKPLQQYLDKPIYEYSTRTKWQDHYEYFKKDTNYRLITARMCLSHTSGLPNWRWDMPDQQPQIRFKPGSHYGYSGEGMVYLQTVLERLTGQSLQSMADELVFKPLRMQRSAYQWLPAYESDYAFGHQPDGKLYEKDKDNEPRAPSTLETTFDDLSIFFQSVLQQKTLSAASTKAMFSPQIPLRSQYQFGTNAWSDTLGRYHHTISLSYGLGWSLLKTPYGWGAFKEGHGDGFQHYCILFPSLKSGILIMTNSDNGESIYRELLEAAIGDRYTPWEWHRYVPYDVKKM comes from the coding sequence ATGCGTTTCCCCCTCCTCATGCTCCTTTGCCTTCCCACCTGCGCCTCCGCACAACAGATCAAACGGATCGATGGTTCCCGAATATCTGCTGAAGCACTGACCCGTAAGATCCATTACCTGATGGATACCGCACATGTACAAGGCATGGGCGTTACTGTATTTAACGATAACAAGATCGTTTACCAGCAAACCTTCGGCTATAAGCGGGCGGACACGAAGGCGCCGCTTACGGGCAGTACCAACATTTATGGTGCATCCCTCAGTAAAGCCGTTTTCGCCGTGATGGTCATGAAGCTCGTAGAGCAAGGCCGCCTGGACCTCGACAAGCCCTTGCAACAATACCTCGACAAACCCATCTACGAGTATTCTACCCGCACCAAATGGCAGGACCATTACGAGTATTTTAAGAAGGATACGAATTATCGCCTCATCACTGCCCGTATGTGCCTTTCACATACCAGCGGCCTGCCTAACTGGCGATGGGACATGCCCGACCAGCAACCGCAGATCCGCTTTAAACCAGGCAGCCACTATGGCTATTCCGGCGAAGGTATGGTATACCTGCAGACCGTACTCGAAAGGCTTACAGGCCAATCACTACAATCCATGGCCGACGAACTCGTATTTAAACCGCTAAGGATGCAACGCTCCGCCTACCAATGGCTGCCTGCCTACGAAAGCGACTACGCCTTTGGTCACCAGCCGGACGGCAAGTTGTATGAGAAAGATAAAGACAACGAACCCCGCGCCCCCAGCACACTCGAAACTACTTTTGACGATCTGAGCATCTTCTTCCAAAGTGTACTGCAACAAAAAACATTATCCGCCGCCAGCACCAAAGCAATGTTTTCTCCGCAAATCCCTTTGCGCAGCCAATACCAATTCGGCACAAACGCCTGGAGCGATACCCTGGGTCGTTATCATCATACCATTTCCCTGAGTTATGGACTGGGTTGGAGTTTATTGAAAACACCCTATGGATGGGGTGCGTTTAAGGAAGGACATGGTGATGGATTTCAGCACTATTGCATTTTGTTTCCTTCGTTAAAATCGGGCATTTTGATAATGACGAATAGTGATAACGGGGAGAGCATTTATAGGGAGTTACTGGAAGCGGCGATTGGGGATAGGTATACGCCGTGGGAGTGGCATAGGTATGTGCCGTATGATGTGAAAAAGATGTAG
- a CDS encoding RagB/SusD family nutrient uptake outer membrane protein → MKKLTYLLLALTLAACTKDGAGLLDKAESGDLNEERVFSSAKYTKEFLTDIYRRIPYSWDNNVYLDAATDDGESRPWWGWTNNVHVGAYNPTSLPDKFKRWANYYAAIRACNLFLSKIDNAPVDPEQYMNTPEVRERMKYEAVCLRAFFYAELVRWYGGVPIITKVLDRESPELFTARANLAEIQKFIADECDTAAAHLPAKQVGSDYMRVTSGLAKAVKARLMLHLASPLFNSSTAGEASPWSWGSYDVNHWKQAADAAKAVMDHKDEGGAQVYSLVVRTEPTNYFGTRVTYPGSFKAMGWFNVFITRVNTEYILGYARKGLTNELDKWQLPGAMQRSGDASFTLPTYNYAAAFETKDGYPVYQTDENGVPLIDGNGQFVVNPASGFNPQKPYDNRDSRFYHSLWYNGSMFSGVTFNTWRAEDGSFGQEYLNGYAHTGLFLRKFMDPKNVSINNSGVQGTTNHSFPVYRFVEMLLNYAEAMNEYLPTGTDRTEVIQALNQVRTRADMPDVATTFTRNGWNITSQADLRKFIRNERRVELAFEEHRFFDIRRWNIGEQTQKTVYEHDVLKRPDGSFVYTIKVWERRVFQPKHNLLPIPQSEVNNNPNMQQNPGW, encoded by the coding sequence ATGAAGAAACTAACATACCTCCTCCTGGCACTCACACTCGCCGCCTGTACCAAAGACGGCGCGGGGCTGCTGGATAAAGCTGAATCCGGCGACCTGAACGAGGAAAGAGTGTTTTCAAGCGCGAAATACACTAAAGAATTTCTGACGGATATATACCGCCGTATTCCCTACAGCTGGGATAACAACGTATACCTGGACGCAGCCACCGACGACGGTGAATCGCGCCCCTGGTGGGGATGGACCAACAACGTGCACGTTGGCGCCTATAACCCGACCAGCTTGCCGGATAAATTCAAACGCTGGGCGAACTATTATGCCGCCATCCGCGCCTGTAACCTGTTCCTGAGCAAGATCGACAATGCACCTGTAGATCCTGAGCAATACATGAACACGCCCGAAGTACGTGAGCGTATGAAGTACGAAGCCGTGTGCCTGCGTGCCTTCTTTTACGCTGAACTCGTGCGCTGGTATGGTGGTGTACCCATCATCACCAAAGTGCTGGACCGAGAATCGCCGGAGCTGTTTACGGCCCGCGCTAATCTTGCCGAAATACAAAAGTTCATTGCTGATGAATGTGATACTGCGGCCGCACATCTGCCTGCCAAACAAGTTGGTTCCGACTACATGCGCGTAACCAGCGGTCTGGCAAAAGCGGTAAAAGCAAGATTGATGCTGCACCTCGCAAGCCCGTTGTTTAACAGCAGCACTGCAGGCGAGGCCAGCCCATGGTCTTGGGGCAGCTATGACGTAAACCATTGGAAACAGGCGGCAGATGCAGCCAAAGCCGTAATGGACCATAAAGACGAAGGCGGTGCACAAGTGTACAGCCTCGTTGTAAGAACAGAGCCCACCAACTACTTCGGCACCCGCGTAACCTACCCGGGTTCATTCAAAGCGATGGGTTGGTTCAATGTGTTCATCACCCGTGTTAATACAGAGTACATCCTGGGTTATGCAAGAAAGGGATTGACAAACGAGCTGGATAAATGGCAGCTGCCGGGTGCCATGCAACGTTCAGGCGACGCTTCCTTTACCCTGCCTACTTACAACTACGCCGCTGCCTTTGAAACCAAAGATGGTTACCCTGTTTATCAGACCGACGAGAACGGCGTACCACTGATTGACGGTAACGGACAATTCGTGGTAAATCCAGCTTCCGGCTTCAATCCGCAGAAACCTTACGACAACAGGGACTCCCGCTTTTACCATTCCCTTTGGTACAACGGCTCTATGTTCAGCGGTGTAACCTTCAACACCTGGCGGGCAGAAGACGGCTCGTTCGGACAGGAATACCTGAACGGCTATGCCCACACCGGCCTGTTCCTGCGTAAGTTCATGGACCCGAAAAACGTGTCGATCAATAACAGCGGGGTGCAGGGTACAACGAACCACTCCTTCCCTGTATATCGTTTTGTAGAAATGCTGTTGAACTATGCAGAGGCGATGAACGAGTACCTGCCTACCGGTACCGATCGTACAGAAGTGATACAGGCATTGAACCAGGTACGCACCCGCGCCGATATGCCCGACGTTGCTACGACCTTTACCCGCAATGGCTGGAATATTACCAGCCAGGCAGACCTGCGCAAATTCATCCGTAATGAACGCAGAGTGGAACTGGCCTTCGAAGAACACCGCTTCTTCGACATCCGTCGCTGGAACATTGGTGAGCAAACACAGAAAACCGTGTACGAGCATGATGTGCTGAAAAGACCTGACGGCTCGTTCGTGTACACCATTAAAGTTTGGGAGAGACGCGTATTCCAGCCCAAACACAACCTGCTGCCCATTCCGCAGTCTGAAGTAAACAACAATCCAAACATGCAGCAAAACCCGGGCTGGTAA